ggctccgctaacagagacaacctatctttccagggtttgattaagttaacatggtagatttgttcgggttttctctttcccggctggtatactttgtaattaacctcattcactttttccctaatctcaaatggaccctgccatttagctaggaatttgctttccacagtgggtaccaaaacaagaactctagctccgggagcaaattcccgtatcttggcactccgattatataccctctgttgagcactttgggcctgttccatgtgctctctgacaatagctaccacggctgcaatcctatcctgcatttgtgttacatgttcaacaacgcttctataaggagtgggctgtccttcccacgtctctttggcaatgtccaacagccctctggggtgtctaccatacaacaaatcaaatggagaaaaccccgtagaggactgaggaacctctctgatggccattaacaagtagggcaacaaacaatcccagtttttcccatctctatcaacaaccttttttaacatactttttaatgttttattaaatctttccaccatcccgtcagtttggggatggtagatggacgtcctgaagtgagtgaccttaaataatttgcacaattctttcatgatccttgacataaatggagtaccttggtcagtcaaaatttcttttggtattcccactctactaaaaacctgcaccagctccctagctatcgccttggttgtgatagtgcgtaaagggacagcctcaggatatcgagtggcatagtccataattaccaggatatattgATGGCCAAGAGCAGacattaacaagggccccacgagatccatggctattctgtcaaacgggacctctataataggcatgggaactagtgggctcctgaaatggggtctaggggcatgatactggcattcaggacaggaagaacaatattcagacacttctttataaacccctggccaaaagaacctttgtaaaactctttcagttgtttttttctgcccctaaatgtcctgctgtaacgtgactatgagctaaatctagtaccgttctccgataaggctggggaactaccagctgttccaccacatcctcaccccttttgacaatgtggtacaagagttcattacagatggccatgtggggatatgtaaccctatcacctggtaccacaggttccccattaacaaccttaacattctctctagcctttattaaggtaggatcctttaactgttcagacgcaaacaaatccttctttacctccaggtcaggcacgctttcagttctaactactatgtctctgttcccagcaagagggtcctcactggactccccatctgtcacttccccagccaaactagcaaaaggcaaagggtcagaaagttctgaagacacacatacatccataaaatgaccggtattatcaactggctctttacttctcacatctgttgataaacatgattcccacagtttccacaaatgaggaaaatccctccctattatggcttcatgcaccaaggtggggaccagtcctactttaacaattgctgacccacaacaagtttctatattcacttcagcagtgacataatgttgggtatccccatgtatgcaagttaccccaataggtatttgctggacctttaaggggttcactaacccagctttcacgagggtaactaaacttcctgaatctagcaaggcctctacccggttaccctctaagaacacatcacacatttgttttcccagctcaggtgaaggtaccacagtacaggctaacctagcaaagaaagacattctgcgacattcaaaggcagcatcacattgcatgggttcttgcgtgactgggcaattggcaataacatgacctggcataccacacctaaaacatttaaccacacgattatcaacctgtttgggcagcatagaccgttctagccccattggcctgtctccagggccagtgtttacagtctctccagccttgcattctcttaaccgcccagcaacgttttcccacggaacagtcttaccagtctttactgaagggcgctgtcgaggatctatgggttgctgggtggtcatcagtagttcctctgccgccaaatacctctctaccat
The Pseudophryne corroboree isolate aPseCor3 chromosome 4, aPseCor3.hap2, whole genome shotgun sequence DNA segment above includes these coding regions:
- the LOC134909590 gene encoding uncharacterized protein LOC134909590, encoding MSWVKAATKPPEKSVDMEELLKALLQATAAQQEANRQQQVAMEENRRQQQVAMEENRRQQQAAIDELYRQQHQDREALTEVVQSLAARIGDMAISAPTSSSSIRASHFLQKMTEADDVEAYLTTFERTAEHENWPKAQWASLLAPFLSGEPLKAYFDLSPAEARDYDKLKTEILTRLGVTLSVRAQRVHRWVYAMEKPPRSQMHDLIQLTKKWLQPETLTGPQMVERVVMDRYLRSLPVVLRKWVSHGNPDTADQLVDMVERYLAAEELLMTTQQPIDPRQRPSVKTGKTVPWENVAGRLRECKAGETVNTGPGDRPMGLERSMLPKQVDNRVVKCFRCGMPGHVIANCPVTQEPMQCDAAFECRRMSFFARLACTVVPSPELGKQMCDVFLEGNRVEALLDSGSLVTLVKAGLVNPLKVQQIPIGVTCIHGDTQHYVTAEVNIETCCGSAIVKVGLVPTLVHEAIIGRDFPHLWKLWESCLSTDVRSKEPVDNTGHFMDVCVSSELSDPLPFASLAGEVTDGESSEDPLAGNRDIVVRTESVPDLEVKKDLFASEQLKDPTLIKARENVKVVNGEPVVPGDRVTYPHMAICNELLYHIVKRGEDVVEQLVVPQPYRRTVLDLAHSHVTAGHLGAEKNN